From a single Deltaproteobacteria bacterium genomic region:
- the acs gene encoding acetate--CoA ligase, with amino-acid sequence MPDSPTFIESLAADVLKVPPPKAFVEQANLKSKREFETLYVRSLMEPQAFWLEQAKRLNWKKFPSQSLRYDWDVAKGKLSQQWFEDGTLNVASNCLDRHLPVRANKIAILWQGERDEEVRKITYGELTQAVCQLANVLTAQGIQKGDRVCIYLPMIPEAAIAMLACARIGAIHSVVFGGFSAQALQHRIQDAQCKLLITADVGYRGGKEIPLKKIADEALRGCPSIEKVIVVKRGIGECNLNSTRELWWHELIEKSSTSHQALPFEAEQPLFILYTSGSTGKPKGVLHTSAGYLLFANLTHDYIFDHHENDLFWCTADVGWVTGHSYLVYGPLSNGATVLMFEGIPTYPDAGRFWQVIQKHKVTVFYTAPTAIRALMREGEHWPAQYDLSSLRLLGSVGEPINPQAWVWYHEHIGKKRCPIVDTWWQTETGGILISPLPGVHTLKAGSAGHPFFGIEPVILRDDGLECEAGEGGKLCIKKPWPGMARTMWGDHERFIQTYFTTYKNLYFTGDGCKIDEDGDYWLMGRIDDVVNISGHRLGTAEVESALVGHDLVAEAAVVPMPHPIKGQSIYAFVTPVEGQTPTDELRKKLIQHIRNSIGPIAVPEVIQFADSLPKTRSGKIMRRILRKIVEGDLEHLGDVSTLADPTVVEKLIKAKGPS; translated from the coding sequence ATGCCAGACTCTCCCACTTTTATTGAATCGTTAGCTGCGGATGTACTTAAAGTCCCGCCACCTAAGGCCTTTGTTGAGCAGGCCAACCTAAAATCAAAGCGAGAATTTGAAACCCTCTATGTTCGTTCTTTAATGGAACCGCAGGCCTTTTGGTTAGAACAGGCCAAGCGATTAAACTGGAAAAAATTTCCTAGTCAAAGCCTTCGTTATGATTGGGATGTGGCTAAGGGCAAGCTTTCGCAGCAGTGGTTTGAAGATGGCACCTTGAATGTAGCCTCTAATTGTTTAGATCGTCATCTGCCGGTGCGGGCAAATAAAATTGCCATCTTGTGGCAGGGGGAACGTGACGAAGAGGTGCGCAAAATCACCTACGGTGAATTAACTCAAGCCGTCTGCCAATTGGCGAATGTTTTAACTGCACAAGGTATACAAAAGGGCGATCGAGTTTGTATTTACCTCCCTATGATTCCAGAAGCTGCGATCGCCATGCTCGCTTGCGCGCGGATTGGCGCCATTCATTCCGTGGTCTTTGGGGGATTTTCGGCGCAAGCGCTGCAACATCGCATTCAAGATGCTCAATGCAAATTGTTGATCACGGCCGATGTAGGCTATCGGGGTGGCAAAGAAATTCCCCTTAAAAAAATTGCAGATGAAGCCTTGCGAGGCTGTCCTTCGATCGAAAAGGTGATCGTGGTAAAAAGAGGCATAGGCGAATGTAATTTAAATAGTACGCGTGAGTTGTGGTGGCACGAACTGATAGAAAAAAGTTCAACGAGTCACCAAGCGCTGCCCTTTGAAGCCGAACAACCCTTATTTATTCTTTACACCTCCGGTTCTACGGGCAAGCCTAAAGGCGTGTTGCACACCAGTGCCGGTTATTTGCTGTTTGCCAACTTAACTCACGATTATATTTTTGATCACCATGAAAATGATTTGTTCTGGTGCACGGCCGATGTGGGCTGGGTGACCGGCCATTCTTATTTAGTTTATGGGCCGCTTTCGAATGGGGCGACGGTGCTGATGTTTGAAGGCATTCCCACTTATCCCGATGCGGGTCGGTTTTGGCAGGTGATTCAAAAACATAAGGTGACGGTTTTTTATACCGCGCCCACAGCCATTCGCGCCTTGATGCGTGAAGGCGAGCATTGGCCTGCGCAATACGATTTAAGTTCATTACGTTTGTTAGGTAGCGTGGGGGAACCGATTAATCCCCAGGCCTGGGTTTGGTATCATGAACATATTGGTAAAAAGCGTTGCCCCATTGTCGACACCTGGTGGCAAACCGAAACGGGTGGGATTTTGATCAGCCCGCTTCCCGGCGTGCATACTTTAAAAGCGGGCAGTGCAGGGCACCCGTTCTTTGGCATTGAACCGGTGATTTTGCGCGATGATGGTTTGGAGTGTGAAGCGGGCGAGGGAGGTAAGTTGTGTATTAAAAAACCGTGGCCCGGTATGGCGCGCACCATGTGGGGCGATCATGAACGGTTTATTCAAACTTATTTTACGACTTATAAAAATTTATATTTTACCGGTGATGGTTGTAAAATTGATGAAGATGGCGATTATTGGTTGATGGGACGCATTGATGATGTGGTGAACATTTCTGGCCATCGCTTGGGAACCGCTGAGGTGGAAAGTGCTCTCGTGGGGCATGATTTGGTGGCCGAGGCTGCGGTGGTACCCATGCCGCATCCTATCAAAGGGCAATCCATTTATGCCTTTGTAACACCGGTCGAAGGCCAAACCCCAACCGATGAATTGCGCAAAAAATTGATCCAACATATTCGTAACAGCATTGGCCCCATTGCCGTGCCGGAGGTCATTCAGTTTGCCGATAGCTTACCCAAAACCCGTAGCGGTAAAATCATGCGCCGCATTTTACGAAAAATTGTAGAAGGGGATTTAGAACATTTGGGGGATGTGTCAACTTTGGCCGATCCTACGGTAGTGGAAAAATTAATAAAGGCCAAAGGCCCTTCTTAA
- a CDS encoding DUF4870 domain-containing protein gives MQEFEYRKIGLEQDLNWAMWCHLSALLACWIPMAQFLGPFIIWLTRHKDSLLVDEHGKAAMNYNLSIIVYTILFILLIFFIRNDWVRIILGSVYLLWILASPIFIIMAACRAKKGKSFVYPLSIEFFKPRPKY, from the coding sequence ATGCAAGAATTTGAATACCGCAAAATTGGTTTAGAGCAAGATTTAAATTGGGCCATGTGGTGCCACTTGAGTGCGTTGTTGGCCTGTTGGATTCCCATGGCCCAATTTTTGGGACCCTTTATTATTTGGCTCACTCGCCATAAAGATTCACTATTGGTTGACGAACATGGCAAGGCGGCCATGAATTACAATCTTTCTATTATCGTTTATACGATTTTATTTATTTTATTAATTTTCTTTATTCGCAACGATTGGGTGCGGATTATTTTGGGGAGTGTTTATTTGCTTTGGATCTTGGCTTCGCCCATCTTTATCATTATGGCGGCCTGCCGGGCCAAGAAGGGTAAGAGCTTTGTGTATCCCCTTTCCATCGAATTTTTCAAACCCCGGCCTAAATACTAA